Part of the Capsicum annuum cultivar UCD-10X-F1 chromosome 12, UCD10Xv1.1, whole genome shotgun sequence genome is shown below.
GATTACAATCAACCATGGGCTGCTGACTCTGCTTCTTCTATGAACATCCCTGCTGTGCAGTTCCTCACTTTTGGTGCTGCTGTTGTTTCTATGGCCATCCAGATTTCTAAAGACACAGAAGACAAGTTCCCTTTTCCTGAAATTTACCTGCACGAATACGAAATGATTTCATTGAAGGAAGCTGTTAAAGAATCACCAAGTGACAAGTACTCATTTGATGAGGCTCTTAGGTTATCGCGTGACATTATGCTGGTGAAAACCTGCAGACATTTTGAAGGGAAGTATATAGATTATCTTTCGAATTTGGTTTCCAAGAAAATCGTCCCCGTTGGTTCACTAGTTCAAGAGTCCATTGACCAAGATGATCACGCGGAGATCATGCAATGGCTTgacaagaaggaaaaaaattcaaCTGTGTTTGTCTCATTTGGGAGTGAGTATTTCCTATCTAATGAGCAGATACATGCAGTAGCTCAAGGACTTGAGCTTAGCAAAGTGAATTTCATTTGGGTCATCAGGTTTCCACTAGGTGAAAGAATTAACATTCGAGATGCATTACCAGAAGGGTTTCTTGAAAGGGTAGGAGAAAGAGGAACGGTCATAGAAGGATGGGCCCCTCAAGCAACAATTCTTCAACACCCATCGATAGGTGGATTCGTGAGCCACTGTGGATGGAGTTCATTCATGGAAAGTATGAAGTTTGGTGTGCCCGTAATTGCCATGCCAATGCACATTGACCAACCAGTGAATGCTAGACTTGTGGAATATATTGGCATGGGAGTGGAAGCAGCGAGGGTCGAGGATGGGAAGTTACAAAACGAAGAGATTGCAAAGGTGATAAGGGAAGTGGTAGTAGAGGATCGCGGGGAGGCTGTGAGGAAGAAAGCTAAGCAACTGAGTGATAGGATGAATGCGAAAGGGGATAAAGAGATAGATGGTGTGGTGGAAGAACTGGTGGCACTTTGTAACAACAAATGATCAGCAACAATTAC
Proteins encoded:
- the LOC107851766 gene encoding UDP-glucosyltransferase 29 translates to MESKKNTLSVLMLPWLAHGHISPFLELAKKLTNRNFHIYMCSTPINLSSIKKNITKKYSQSIELVEIHLPSLPNLPPQYHTTNGLPPHLMNTLKIAFEMAAPKFSKILRTLNPDLVIYDYNQPWAADSASSMNIPAVQFLTFGAAVVSMAIQISKDTEDKFPFPEIYLHEYEMISLKEAVKESPSDKYSFDEALRLSRDIMLVKTCRHFEGKYIDYLSNLVSKKIVPVGSLVQESIDQDDHAEIMQWLDKKEKNSTVFVSFGSEYFLSNEQIHAVAQGLELSKVNFIWVIRFPLGERINIRDALPEGFLERVGERGTVIEGWAPQATILQHPSIGGFVSHCGWSSFMESMKFGVPVIAMPMHIDQPVNARLVEYIGMGVEAARVEDGKLQNEEIAKVIREVVVEDRGEAVRKKAKQLSDRMNAKGDKEIDGVVEELVALCNNK